Genomic segment of Acidobacteriota bacterium:
GCCAACGTGCAACAGGCGATGCGACGCAAACTGCCGTTTGGCATTGCCCAAATCGGCAAGGCCTTTCGCAACGAGATCACGCCCGGCAACTTCACCTTCCGCACACGCGAGTTCGAGCAGATGGAGATCGAATACTTCTGCAAGCCGCCGCAGTTTTTGCAGCCGGATGAGAAGAACGATGTGGAATTGCACGCCGAATGGGTCGAGCAGCGCTTCAACTGGTACGTCAACCTCGGCCTCGATCCCGAAAAGCTGATCAAACGCGAACAGGCCAAAGAGGAATTGGCGCATTACGCCAAAGCGACGGTGGACATCGAATACCGCTTCCCCGGTTCGCTCGGTTACAGCGAACTAGAGGGTATCGCCAACCGGCAGGATTACGATTTGTCAGCCCACAGCCGCGACATTCCTGAAGCGGACTTGCAGCGGTTGAAGCTGGAAGCCAACGCGCACACGACCACGAAGCTGGATTATTTCGACGATCAGTTTGTTGATCCGGCCACGGGCAAGAGGGGCGCGAAGTATGTGCCGTATGTGATCGAACCTTCGGCGGGCGCGACGCGGGCGACGCTGGCGTTTTTGTGCGAGGCGTATAACGAAGAGTTGGTGAGCCATCCAAGTGAAGAAGCCTTGAAGCCGTTGCGCGAGGCGCTTGCCGCAGCGGTCAAAAACATTGCGAAAAAGATCGCTGAAGCGGACAAGCTCACGCAAAAAGGCGAGTCTGCCAATCCCACGGCGGAGCAACTCACGACCATCCTCACGGCGCTTGGGCAAGCCGAAGTGGGCTTGCCGCAAACGCTGCTCGATGTAGAAGACGCTTGCAATCTGCCCGGCGCTGACCGCGTTGAATTGCTGAAAAAAGCCCGGCCCATCGCGGCCAAGCTTTGCGACGAATTCACGCGCGTGGTACTCAAGCTGCATCCCACGCTTGCGCCAATCAAAGTCGCCATCTTCCCGCTCAAAAAGAACGAGCCACGCATCGTCGAAATCGCCAAGCAGATCAAACGCAATCTGCAACCAACTATGCGCGCCGTATATGACGATTCGGCGGGCATCGGCAAGCTCTATCGCCGCCAGGACGAGATCGGCACGCCGTTTTGCATCACGGTGGATTTCGACACGCTGGGCGAAGGCAAAGACGCCAATAGCGCCGACAGCAAAGGTACTGTGACCGTGCGCGAACGCGATTCGATGCAGCAGGAGCGCGTGGCGATTGCGCAACTCGAAAGCTATTTGCTAAGCAAGCTGCGTTGAGCCACCTGGGAACGCACGCGCCCCC
This window contains:
- the glyS gene encoding glycine--tRNA ligase yields the protein MAASSMEKIVSLCKRRGFIFANSEIYGGIGSTWDYGPLGIELKNNVMRAWWRAVVYDREDMEGLDAAILMNRLVWKYSGHEATFSDPLVDCRECGKRSRADHLKDGKCPSCGSTNLTEPRNFNLMFKTTVGPVESDENIAYLRPETAQGIFVNFANVQQAMRRKLPFGIAQIGKAFRNEITPGNFTFRTREFEQMEIEYFCKPPQFLQPDEKNDVELHAEWVEQRFNWYVNLGLDPEKLIKREQAKEELAHYAKATVDIEYRFPGSLGYSELEGIANRQDYDLSAHSRDIPEADLQRLKLEANAHTTTKLDYFDDQFVDPATGKRGAKYVPYVIEPSAGATRATLAFLCEAYNEELVSHPSEEALKPLREALAAAVKNIAKKIAEADKLTQKGESANPTAEQLTTILTALGQAEVGLPQTLLDVEDACNLPGADRVELLKKARPIAAKLCDEFTRVVLKLHPTLAPIKVAIFPLKKNEPRIVEIAKQIKRNLQPTMRAVYDDSAGIGKLYRRQDEIGTPFCITVDFDTLGEGKDANSADSKGTVTVRERDSMQQERVAIAQLESYLLSKLR